From Apium graveolens cultivar Ventura chromosome 9, ASM990537v1, whole genome shotgun sequence, the proteins below share one genomic window:
- the LOC141685801 gene encoding putative FBD-associated F-box protein At5g22720, whose protein sequence is MNANKKLKFTTLTEQQQHGEEDILSKVPDELIHHILWFLDVQLAVQTSLLSKRWKLGWTTLPFLFFRVYYTTNFNFFTKLPESYLTCLPCLQTLLLDGFELPKSICLPTLTTLILYDVEFTDNVSEFFHALVNLRNLTLLFRRGVCANFFVNCPQLVNLEIENYTCPIDMISDSGKNHRVMVLAPNIRNFTSVNFGPITFGVTKLESVNLKFEEFDDDITQIETVAAHKEAKKYCRLITDMFWGFTGAKILTFDLKLIISS, encoded by the exons ATGAACGCTAACAAGAAACTGAAATTCACAACTCTAACTGAACAACAACAGCATGGTGAAGAAGACATATTAAGTAAGGTGCCTGATGAGTTAATTCATCACATTCTCTGGTTTTTGGATGTGCAACTAGCTGTTCAAACCAGCCTTCTCTCGAAACGATGGAAGCTCGGATGGACTACTCTCCCTTTTCTCTTTTTTAGAGTTTACTACACTACCAATTTCAACT TTTTCACCAAGTTACCTGAATCGTATTTGACTTGCTTGCCTTGTTTACAAACACTGTTATTAGATGGTTTCGAGTTACCCAAATCTATTTGCTTGCCTACTTTAACAACTCTCATACTGTATGATGTTGAATTTACTGATAACGTCAGTGAGTTCTTCCATGCACTTGTCAATCTACGGAATCTCACCTTGCTTTTCCGCAGAGGCGTATGTGCTAATTTTTTCGTAAATTGTCCTCAATTGGTGAACTTGGAAATTGAGAACTACACATGTCCTATAGATATGATTAGTGATTCTGGTAAGAATCACAGGGTCATGGTTCTGGCGCCCAATATCCGCAATTTCACTTCTGTTAACTTCGGCCCTATTACATTTGGAGTTACAAAGTTGGAGAGCGTGAATTTGAAATTTGAGGAATTTGATGACGATATCACCCAAATCGAAACTGTTGCAGCACACAAGGAGGCTAAAAAGTATTGTCGCTTGATTACTGATATGTTTTGGGGATTTACTGGTGCAAAGATTCTTACCTTCGACTTGAAACTAATTATCAGTTCTTAA